The DNA window atttcccCAGCGTGTGGCTGAGACTCCTACTCATGagatcactccctctcagctgcagagaaaagcttgacaatgtgaccctgagtttaaaggttcaaaagcagaaggcacataCGAAGAATCCACAGTTTAAACGAGACACACTTAATGCTTGAGGGCCCcgctgcctgattttgagatcctGGCCAGGCTGACGAATGGGGACTTGGCTcgttcaagtaggtgtgagttgGATCAGTGTCACTTCTAGGAATCTCATTTCGAGCCCCCTTCcagtgcagtctcttttcccatcacatacacctcaggttTGCTACAGATCCACCGTCTTTCCATGTAGCACGgtgagctgctgacccctttctcgtTGTTAAGATACGcccagtcacctcctcctcttatctgaaacctgcaacacagaagccagggagctgcagtcaggcagaggccgggcatttcacaccagtcccagccaggggagccgttctccacagtgcaggcctgagtgcggagcagctactctcccagcccctcaggagcagagctcaggacagcgggggctttgcagaaccgcTGACCGTTCGTGACCCTCTAGgctgagcagcccacaggggtgctggagaatggaaaGTCCCCAGCAGGACGGAGAGAATTTGTTAGactgattgtcaaaagggacCGGTCCTCTAACAAGAGGGGCAGACCAGAACCAGACGACCAAGCAGGaaaagcggggggcaggagggatctcACTTCCTTGAAACACACggagcagaaccaagatgacactgaaagaggaaattgcattcaggggtttccttttccattgatctataactcttgagctttccattgggaatgggggaaaaagagagtgttgaagaagttcctttgtgaaagcaTGTGTGCCTTGTTTGTAATCCTCACGTGACCCTCCCAGAGTTcatctggagtggagggtggagcTCTAGGGACAACATGCCTCTCGGGAGGTTTGGGAGGGTTCAGACCTGGTTTTGGGTCCTACAGCAGATGATCTGCAGGGTCCCACCTCCTAAGGAGGgaaccagacagggagtctgtaccccaggagagGGCCATAGAGGCCCAAACTCGGGACAGTGTCTGGAGGCTAttcagacccagtgaggctggaagcaggtgggatccaaaggttgggtccaatacagcagaatggggactgtccattggggagccctgacccagcgccataacagcctgagttttcaaagtactgaagtaacccagaccagggaagtggggggtctccatccccctctaatggctggcctgcATAAGAGCTTTATcagtcggggggggaggggggttcagttaaagaagtggattctttcgctcctatggcagaggctcatgcttctagTGCTGAATTccggggttcaaaccctgctccggGCTCAAggttttgtgatcacacttggagcccactgaaacccatcgcggggtgttggctgggcaaccatcactactgtaccccgttccagtgggagccccaggcgtccagcacctgtgaaccgcaggctcctttaacatcggtgccttgctgcagattcagaggcctcaccagccaagtcactcaaacctgccGGCTGAAATCCCCAGCGGGACCTGCACCTGCCATGCACTGCTCGacatgctgccctctctagcagccactgttaacctgagctccctgctgcctcctttccgcagggggggtcagacaccccagggaccttgctgaagagggctgggggagaacagcgagtgtcccagctgaaatcccagcggGCTGCGAGGGCACCTCTGGCTATGGCGGGCTCTGTCTCCGGCCCAGCTccgtgctgcggggaggagcCGAGAGTTCAGGGACACGCCGGCTCCCATCGGTCTCTGATACACGCAGGATGCAAATggaccagggttgtgtctggttgtttcactagcactgaatggtggatctacctgagctcaaacagctcagacaccagaatccccaagcccagggaattagtaAAAAGGGGCGAGAGAGACTCACAGGTGGTTGAATTCGGGGCCGTTggtccatttccagggctgaccctgctccctccGGAGGCCGATCCAGTGGTCACGAAAATCCTTATGGTGCAGCAGGAACGCCTTAAAGAAAGCTGagggacagcaggtatcagccccagctccagtgcttccccacccccacccccagggctctgtgctgcagagaatcccagtcgcatattcatagaatatcagggttggaagggacctcaggagatcttcttgtcccacctccatccccaatTAGATCATCCAACAGAtgtttgccccatatccctaaatggccccctcaggaattgaactcacaaccctgggtttagcaggccagtgctcaaaccactgagctatccctccccccatattgaagGGTGCTCAGTTTATTTTCGGTGGGGGGGCggtgtttcccctcccttttgcaaagtacaagatcacccaggcagtattaaccctccccctgcacagagcagccccaccccggtgctcccagtcacccgcaccccaagccccctgggctgggggcagctgctgggtctgagaTCTCTGCAGAGAGtctcttctcacagatcagcccccgctcaccacagcaaggcaggaggagggagcgagtcaagctgaagtgggaggggtcaatgtgagaggatcccctcctcccccgcctcctcagctggctgctcctttcccatccccacaacaggagcactggctgggttctcagtccccctccagcagccagcaggccaggagatgcctgagccagccctACCCTAGGCAGAAGCTGTCTCCCTATTTGGGGAGCGGGGAGTGGAGAATGGGCAATCCCTGTGATCACACACTGAcagtagggccctgggcccagccagggctgggattcaGATCCTGGAAGTTCATTCACCCCGGCCTCCCAGCacgggagggggcagagctgctcctcaccccgcacgggcagagcccaggtcctaCTGCAGCAGCCGCCGCTGAGACAAGGCCAGTGTCTGGCAATTCGAgatctctcaccatttcctgctcactgtcgatcccagccagggaggcacccggggcagagcagcggctctggctgtcggtccagctcccttccctctcggagaaatagtagcatttccctcggtatccgaCCCAGCTGTCTGGGCACGAGGGTccagcaggggggcacagatcagctgatgaaagcttagatgccagcactgagaatgagacagtcacaCGGAGGGTAAGAGTTGCAcctagaattgggcatttgactggtacaaaaattggtcaaTTGACCAGTCAAATGTGTCAGATagtggtcagatattttaaaatactaaatttatcagaacagtaactaaaaagagcaagacgtcattgtctccagtaggtttagctttAGATAGATACGGAtctatctaatttttttaaaaaaatgtacttcattgacaggtttcagagtaatagccgtgttagtctgtattcgccaaaagaaaaggaggacttgtggcaccttagagactaaccaatttatttgagcatgagctttcgtgagctacagctcacttcattggatgcatattccacggtatgcatccgatgaagtgagctgtagctcacgaaagttcatgcacaaataaattggttagtctctaaggtgccacaagtactcctgtacttcattgagttattttaactcagaaaaaaaaggcaaaacactgAAACCAAGTTCTGAAAAACACCAGTGAGGCTCCAAGGCGCAatccgaaaggcaggctgcctcctacAACCAGGGCTCTCGCTGGAGCATTTGATTGCGGCCAAACAGGCAGTCAATTGACCGGCTTGCCAAGCCTACTGggatccccagctggggctggtccaGGGCAATCAGACGCAGGGGGACGGAGGCGTTTGTCACagtaaatttgcctggcaagaaggattccagggacactcccagcctgggagggactgacacagctcagagcatttcaccccaggcacaagatcaacagctggaccttcaacctcgcaacaaacagcaggtgaacaactgagaagaacGTGGGCACTTTCATTCCgggacatgaaagccacaagggggtgccagaaaccacagccacgggaagtgacctgttgcactgtgggccaggaatgatgtAACTttattcacctcctacctgcagacttttctttccccaaacacagcagcaagaaaggcactttctggaagccctcacggcagtgtaaccctttcagagccatgaaagagcagcagtggggtcacccataagtgacaccaaagaggatttgaaaggcctgtctagttgagaggagtcggactcaaacccctccagacatttttgagcacatcacttttctttgcaccacagtaactcggtagctggttttcaagccttcccaTGTGGCTGGCGCTCAGAGTGGAACAGACACTCTGAGtcgggaagagttaggaaacgtggcagcggtgatcagaaaacgagcatgtgttcacctcacgcacaaggcatgtctgaccctgGAGATTTCACTGTCCAGTGTACGGTAGCCAACAGCCCTCccctactgaactgagcagagaagtcagtgattaacagttgatggcacaggctgtctccaccatccatctccaggtcagatgccacatgttctgcagagctccctgcacctgcaggtgtataaccaaccctaagctcacagattcccaccttacacagcGAGAGtcaatgctgcccattgcaacagcctgccattacagcagggagctgggattcagggcccatctgTATCCGAGCAATCTGCACCGGTATAATCACAGTGACACAGTGATATCAGGacaaacacctcctggagatgcgctggagcagtgcggctcgctctggtaacttcctgcagcgaactgcaccaaggcaagctgctttgtgcaccagtgcagtgcgtctcctttagcggtttgcaccaattcaactgcacggatgtcatgacatcggcacagaggattcctaatgcagacagacctggattcaatcccctctgccagctgctaaaccctccttGGGCCTAGTGACCAGATCCCAGGGCAGTAGAGAAATCCCTCCCCCGACAgtctccagcaccccctgccccagacgatgaggggatacagcagggttcatgttcacggcaaacagaagccctctgcacgagcacacgccGTCTGTGCAGCTGGGGGGAGCGAATGGTGCTACGGGAGCCTTCATGGCCACGCTCAGCgattggggggtttccacactgcgCTGGTGGAGGGGTCTAGACTGAGTTCTCCGGCTCCTTTCAATAACacggcagcacctgccgcccggccacaggcgtgacctgaagatccaggaaggccaggctggtaacctcagagcaacacagggaaggcaaagggctcagggttGCACTGCACCCTGTCCCACTGGACACCCTGGTCAGGGACTGCTTCACGGCGCGTGGCAAACGTGACTTGGacccaaagtgctcagagatgggctgggggggctaatgtcagtcagatcatcccgacacagagagtgcccaggtgcaggggtctgggagggagcaggaggagggttggggaggaacatcccccaggaatcctctgtcccaggagcagaagccagacaggccgggaggagagagggaccgtGGCAGGccacggggaatgggatgcacggagatcgtagatggaggggaagggagcagggcggaagctgggaactcacctgccagagcaatgatggcagcgatcaaagCAGACGATACAACTCTCAGTGCAACCACAACTCCACAGGTTGGGCTTTTCTggcagttccaaggagggtctgaaacagaaagacccgtcaggcagggctgggaggacacgtctcactgacagcaccagggctggagctgccctggaacaggcaccgttctgtcgattgctccttccctcagacgctctgggagaggagcccagagggtcaggcagacccccccccacccccaagggcagatggagggtccatggctccccagagctgccctggggctgttaccaagatccggctctgggtgggtagcagggcctcagagcagcagccgggccatggtaagagccgcagctgtgggaactacagaccctccccctgctctgggcagggagcctgcggGGAGGGATACGGACCAGGG is part of the Eretmochelys imbricata isolate rEreImb1 chromosome 14, rEreImb1.hap1, whole genome shotgun sequence genome and encodes:
- the LOC144274856 gene encoding C-type lectin domain family 2 member D2-like, with amino-acid sequence MTLHLPGVRGREQPLVHPPWNCQKSPTCGVVVALRVVSSALIAAIIALAVLASKLSSADLCPPAGPSCPDSWVGYRGKCYYFSEREGSWTDSQSRCSAPGASLAGIDSEQEMLSLRRSCCTIRIFVTTGSASGGSRVSPGNGPTAPNSTTCFR